In Gemmatimonadota bacterium, one DNA window encodes the following:
- a CDS encoding MlaD family protein, producing the protein MRRKEVLVGLVIVLATAVAVGGTLFLKGASLRRNMTPMQALLFEAGQLAPGNSVKFRGVAIGRVEEIRVAPSGRAVAVDLLVQRDVNLPQDAAVVVSPESLFGDWQVEIVSRADFPSYDFLVVDGSQALPGHTLPDLSRLTATADEIAENLTVLTDRVELAFTEETARNLARAIDNIGSVSDELNRLVTQQARSVEQLTAEVAETAAEVGAASQEAGATFARVNRMLDSGAADSTLGDARETLAALRSASTRLDATLAQVDSTLAVGASALGRFERIGASIESGEGTLGLLLSNNELAVRAEAVLTQLDLLLADFRENPQRYVRLSIF; encoded by the coding sequence ATGAGACGCAAGGAAGTGCTCGTCGGTCTGGTGATCGTCCTGGCGACGGCCGTGGCGGTCGGCGGCACGCTCTTCCTGAAGGGAGCCTCGCTGCGCCGGAACATGACGCCGATGCAGGCGCTGCTCTTCGAGGCCGGGCAGCTCGCGCCGGGCAATTCGGTCAAGTTCCGCGGTGTGGCCATCGGTCGGGTGGAGGAGATCCGGGTCGCGCCGTCGGGGAGGGCCGTCGCCGTGGATCTATTGGTCCAGCGTGACGTCAATCTGCCGCAGGACGCGGCCGTGGTCGTCTCGCCGGAGTCGCTCTTCGGGGACTGGCAGGTCGAGATCGTGTCACGCGCGGACTTCCCGAGCTACGACTTCCTCGTCGTCGACGGGTCGCAGGCCCTGCCGGGCCACACCCTGCCCGACCTGTCGCGCCTCACCGCGACGGCGGACGAGATCGCCGAGAACCTGACCGTGCTGACGGACCGCGTGGAGCTGGCCTTCACGGAGGAGACCGCGCGCAACCTGGCGCGGGCGATCGACAACATCGGCTCCGTCAGCGACGAGCTGAATCGCCTCGTGACGCAGCAGGCGCGCTCCGTGGAGCAATTGACCGCGGAAGTGGCCGAGACCGCCGCCGAGGTGGGGGCGGCGTCGCAGGAAGCGGGTGCCACCTTCGCGCGCGTCAACCGCATGCTGGACAGCGGAGCGGCCGACTCCACCCTCGGCGACGCCCGCGAGACCCTGGCGGCCCTGCGTTCCGCCTCCACGCGGCTGGATGCGACCCTGGCGCAGGTGGATTCCACGTTGGCGGTGGGCGCCTCGGCCCTCGGTCGCTTCGAGCGCATCGGGGCCTCCATCGAGTCCGGCGAGGGGACGTTGGGGCTGCTCCTGTCCAACAACGAGCTGGCCGTGCGCGCCGAGGCCGTGCTGACCCAGCTCGACCTGCTGCTGGCCGACTTCCGCGAGAACCCCCAGCGGTACGTGCGCCTGTCCATCTTCTGA
- a CDS encoding radical SAM protein — MIPPHPPAAPAAPEVPLRALDQLWFQVSGTVCNLRCRHCFISCAPDNHAFWFLSRADVRRALDASVHLGVKEYYFTGGEPFMNRELPDMLADSLALGPVTVLTNATLLGDRAVDRLARLAEGSPYSLEVRVSLDGVTAPVNDAIRGEGTFARALDGTRRLVQAGFLPILTAMQHWPDAESDAVLDGFRSLLAGLGYRQPRIKILPPLRIGGEASRTHGYASEERVTAEMVEALGTDALLCASARLVTARGVWVCPILLDDPAARVADTLEEAVDVPARLEQSACYTCWLHGALCANVSVAQAAGQ; from the coding sequence ATGATCCCTCCGCACCCGCCTGCCGCTCCCGCCGCGCCCGAGGTCCCGCTCAGGGCCCTGGACCAGCTCTGGTTCCAGGTGAGCGGGACGGTGTGCAATCTGCGCTGCCGGCACTGCTTCATCTCCTGTGCGCCCGACAACCACGCCTTCTGGTTCCTCTCCCGGGCCGACGTGCGGCGCGCGCTGGATGCGTCCGTGCATCTGGGCGTGAAGGAGTACTACTTCACCGGCGGGGAGCCGTTCATGAACCGCGAGCTGCCGGACATGCTCGCCGATAGCCTGGCGCTGGGACCCGTGACCGTCCTGACGAACGCGACGCTGCTCGGCGACCGGGCCGTGGACCGACTCGCGCGTCTGGCGGAGGGCTCGCCCTACTCGTTGGAGGTGCGGGTGAGCCTCGACGGCGTGACCGCGCCCGTCAACGACGCGATCCGGGGTGAGGGCACCTTCGCCCGTGCCCTGGACGGCACCCGCCGGCTGGTGCAGGCGGGATTCCTGCCGATCCTCACGGCCATGCAGCACTGGCCGGACGCGGAGTCCGACGCGGTGCTGGACGGGTTCCGGTCCTTGCTGGCCGGTCTGGGCTACCGGCAGCCCCGCATCAAGATCCTCCCCCCTCTGCGCATCGGCGGCGAAGCGAGCCGCACCCACGGCTACGCGTCCGAGGAACGGGTGACCGCGGAGATGGTCGAGGCGCTGGGGACGGACGCGCTGTTGTGCGCCTCGGCGCGACTGGTGACGGCCCGGGGCGTGTGGGTCTGTCCCATCCTGTTGGACGATCCGGCCGCGCGGGTGGCCGACACGCTGGAGGAGGCGGTCGACGTACCGGCTCGCCTCGAACAGAGCGCCTGCTACACCTGCTGGCTGCACGGCGCGCTCTGCGCCAACGTGTCCGTGGCGCAGGCGGCGGGCCAGTGA
- a CDS encoding ABC transporter ATP-binding protein: MSIRLVGLHKSFGTKTVLDGVDLEVAEGGTVAVMGSSGVGKSVLLKHVVGLLRPDRGEIWVDGDNVNGLSGEGLRDLRRKVGYVFQFAALFDSLTIADNICLGLRRLPDWDDARIRERVEECLHLVDLEGYGERFPAQLSGGQRKRAGLARAIATRPRYLLYDEPTTGLDPVTTTVIDRLIMRMRDELGVTSVVITHDLTSAFRVSDRVAMLHDGRIRFFGTPQEIQEATDPVVRGFVAGLPELFEEAT; encoded by the coding sequence GTGAGCATCCGTCTGGTGGGCCTGCACAAGTCGTTCGGGACCAAGACGGTCCTGGACGGCGTCGACCTGGAGGTCGCGGAAGGCGGCACCGTCGCCGTCATGGGCAGTTCGGGGGTGGGCAAGTCCGTGCTGCTGAAACACGTGGTCGGGCTGCTCCGTCCGGATCGGGGCGAGATCTGGGTGGACGGGGACAACGTGAACGGGCTGTCGGGAGAGGGGCTGCGGGATCTGCGGCGCAAGGTGGGGTACGTCTTCCAGTTCGCCGCCCTGTTCGACTCGCTGACGATCGCCGACAACATCTGCCTCGGCCTGCGCCGGCTCCCCGACTGGGACGACGCCCGCATCCGGGAGCGCGTGGAGGAGTGCCTCCACCTGGTGGACCTCGAGGGGTATGGCGAGCGCTTCCCGGCCCAACTGTCCGGCGGGCAGCGCAAGCGGGCGGGGTTGGCCCGGGCCATCGCGACCCGGCCCCGCTACCTGCTCTACGACGAGCCCACCACCGGGCTGGACCCGGTCACCACCACCGTGATCGACCGCCTCATCATGCGGATGCGTGACGAGCTCGGCGTCACGAGCGTGGTGATCACGCACGATCTGACGTCCGCCTTCCGGGTATCGGACCGGGTGGCGATGCTGCATGACGGGAGGATCCGCTTCTTCGGGACCCCCCAGGAGATCCAGGAGGCCACCGATCCCGTCGTGCGCGGGTTCGTGGCGGGGCTCCCCGAGCTGTTCGAGGAGGCGACATGA
- a CDS encoding ATPase, T2SS/T4P/T4SS family has translation MYTTRTPGRHWLEDVAEAAGLRGLALDPNPPFSQVRAAWAEIAQRSSLSEEALAERVAAHFRLKLADLAAAEPHAAKLLPEQTARKHGILPLRASDQVIVAATADPTNAHAEQDLQFLSGRRAVFQVAAPGPLQDAIDHCYSRSRIIEFVLQNLAAEVARDDVEIVRDQTLGAPADSYSDTRPVASLVKRTLRQATAVGASEVRVAGTAEGGQVQFRIGTELQHFMHLPYPALVRVVRRLKELARLDLAERSGPQEGQFSASVDGRRFVMRVRSEPGRAVESVVVRVTDPSLRPTLTDLGLPLAESDALRAVLDGPPGLVLLAGPPGRGRETLLTAFAQALVPLGPVTLVDSSLPAPLADIRQIQADPDAGFRFGEALAQALDDTPTAVVLGRLDDPDAARLALEAAGSGTWIVTAVEANSPAAAVDELAPEEVGPERAAHALRAIVQHSSLRTLCPHCAHPVQTMDRLPSRERSLASAYGVTPAAHASGCESCHQTGFSGETLVTGTVAITDALPGAIARRAFAEALESVERHTLEEAMFDRVRSGQTSLLEVERNLPPTLAVVVPTRTRPRILVVDDSPEVRLLARTILEARGFDVDEASDGDTAVMHLEMNDDTSLVLLDLNMPRMGGAEVLQRIRTSARMAALPVVVLTAEQDPNLEIELIEAGADDYLRKPVDASRLAVRVRAVLRRAGSYDALLGTALSEAPVTV, from the coding sequence GTGTACACGACTCGCACACCTGGACGGCACTGGCTGGAGGACGTCGCGGAGGCCGCGGGCCTGCGCGGGCTGGCGCTGGATCCGAACCCCCCGTTCAGCCAGGTCCGGGCGGCGTGGGCCGAGATCGCCCAGCGGAGCAGCCTCTCCGAGGAGGCCCTCGCGGAGCGGGTGGCCGCCCATTTCCGCCTGAAGCTCGCCGATCTGGCCGCTGCCGAGCCCCACGCCGCGAAGCTCCTCCCCGAGCAGACCGCCCGCAAGCACGGCATCCTGCCGCTCCGGGCTTCCGACCAGGTCATCGTCGCGGCGACGGCCGACCCGACGAACGCCCACGCCGAGCAGGACCTCCAGTTCCTCTCCGGACGCCGCGCGGTCTTCCAGGTCGCGGCGCCCGGCCCCCTGCAGGACGCGATCGACCACTGCTATTCCCGCAGCCGGATCATCGAGTTCGTGCTGCAGAACCTGGCCGCCGAGGTGGCCCGCGACGACGTCGAGATCGTGCGGGACCAGACGCTGGGCGCGCCGGCCGACTCCTATTCCGACACCCGTCCGGTGGCGAGCCTGGTCAAGCGCACGCTGCGCCAGGCGACCGCGGTGGGCGCCTCGGAGGTGCGGGTGGCCGGTACCGCCGAGGGCGGGCAGGTCCAGTTCCGGATCGGCACCGAGCTCCAGCATTTCATGCACCTCCCGTATCCGGCGCTGGTGCGCGTCGTGCGCCGCCTCAAGGAGCTCGCGCGACTCGACCTCGCGGAGCGCTCGGGCCCGCAGGAAGGCCAGTTCAGCGCCTCCGTGGACGGTCGGCGGTTCGTGATGCGCGTGCGCTCCGAGCCCGGCCGCGCGGTCGAGAGCGTCGTGGTGCGGGTCACGGATCCGTCGCTGCGGCCCACGCTGACCGATCTCGGCCTCCCCCTGGCGGAATCCGACGCGCTGCGGGCCGTGCTGGACGGGCCGCCGGGGCTCGTGCTCCTCGCCGGGCCTCCCGGCCGGGGCCGCGAGACGCTCCTGACCGCCTTCGCGCAGGCCCTCGTGCCCCTGGGCCCGGTCACCCTGGTGGACTCGTCCCTCCCGGCGCCGCTCGCGGACATCCGGCAGATCCAGGCCGATCCCGACGCGGGCTTCCGCTTCGGCGAGGCGCTGGCCCAGGCGCTCGACGACACGCCCACCGCCGTCGTGCTCGGCCGGTTGGACGACCCCGACGCGGCCCGGCTCGCCCTGGAGGCCGCCGGATCCGGGACGTGGATCGTCACCGCCGTGGAGGCCAACAGCCCGGCCGCCGCGGTGGACGAGCTCGCGCCGGAGGAGGTGGGCCCGGAGCGCGCCGCGCACGCCCTGCGCGCGATCGTGCAGCACAGCTCGCTCCGGACCCTCTGCCCGCACTGCGCGCACCCGGTCCAGACGATGGACCGGCTGCCGTCGCGGGAGCGCAGCCTGGCCTCGGCGTACGGGGTCACGCCCGCCGCGCACGCCAGCGGCTGCGAGTCCTGCCATCAGACCGGGTTCAGCGGTGAGACCCTGGTCACCGGTACGGTGGCCATCACCGACGCGCTGCCGGGAGCGATCGCACGGCGTGCCTTCGCCGAAGCGCTCGAGAGCGTCGAGCGTCACACGCTCGAAGAAGCGATGTTCGACCGCGTGCGGAGCGGCCAGACCTCCCTGCTCGAGGTCGAGCGCAACCTGCCCCCCACCCTGGCGGTCGTGGTGCCCACCCGCACGCGGCCGCGCATCCTGGTGGTGGACGACTCCCCCGAGGTACGCTTGCTGGCCCGCACCATCCTGGAAGCGCGCGGCTTCGACGTCGACGAGGCGTCCGATGGCGACACGGCCGTGATGCACCTGGAGATGAACGACGACACGTCCCTGGTGCTCCTGGACCTCAACATGCCACGCATGGGGGGCGCCGAGGTCCTGCAGCGCATCCGGACCTCCGCGCGCATGGCGGCGCTTCCGGTCGTGGTGCTCACCGCCGAGCAGGACCCGAACCTCGAGATCGAGCTGATCGAGGCCGGCGCCGACGACTATCTGCGCAAGCCGGTCGATGCGTCCCGTCTCGCGGTCCGGGTCCGGGCCGTGCTGCGTCGCGCCGGCTCCTACGATGCGCTCCTGGGGACCGCGCTGTCCGAGGCGCCGGTCACGGTCTGA
- a CDS encoding DegV family protein, with translation MQIAYVDGPRFRRSLLAACGYAERRRQDLNRINVFPVPDGDTGTNLALTVRAIAEQLRSNADRDVGAVARRAAEASVLGARGNCGMMLSHFLLGFAERVGSAERISTHDFGCALASGVERLTGALERPVEGTMLTVMRDTAEAAHQTRTDDFLPFLERILAVARTSLARTPDLLPALRKAGVVDAGAKGFVSLLEGVVLFVHGDPLVEAAESFDSAPDAAAVAAVDYPAESETYRFCTEALVRGTDLPDRDQVRVRLQGLGDSLIVIRAEGLLKLHIHTDDPEAVFRYLRSVGTLTAHKAEDMRAQHEVVERAAASGHLTLARRPVSVVMDSSGDVPDDVRRQHGIHVVPLMLMEGERALRDRVDITAEEFHRRMQDGGPLPTTSQPPPGAFVEAYRAAAQDGETVLSVVLGSALSGTHTSARTAATAVPDADVRVFDSRAASALLGLLALKAAELGEAGVAPDEILETLERIRDRSGIVFTVDTFDRLLASGRVGKGRALLGSLLNVKPILGLSRDGKVVPVGKVMGRERLLPAVLDLLAREIPEDHPVRFGLVHVACPEVIEGVASALRARFGEVDVWTLPATPVIATHTGPGAWAVAYLVEDPL, from the coding sequence ATGCAGATCGCCTATGTGGACGGCCCCCGGTTCCGGCGCTCGCTCCTGGCCGCGTGCGGCTACGCCGAACGCCGGCGTCAGGATCTCAACCGGATCAACGTCTTTCCCGTCCCGGACGGGGACACCGGCACGAACCTGGCGCTGACCGTGCGCGCCATCGCCGAACAACTCCGGTCCAACGCGGACCGGGACGTGGGCGCCGTGGCCAGGCGCGCCGCCGAAGCCTCGGTCCTGGGAGCCCGTGGCAATTGCGGCATGATGCTCTCCCACTTCCTCCTGGGGTTCGCGGAGCGGGTGGGCTCGGCCGAGCGCATCTCCACCCACGACTTCGGGTGCGCGCTGGCCTCCGGCGTCGAGCGCCTCACGGGGGCGCTGGAGCGCCCGGTGGAAGGCACCATGCTCACGGTGATGCGCGACACCGCGGAGGCCGCCCACCAGACGCGCACGGACGACTTCCTGCCCTTCCTGGAGCGCATCCTGGCGGTGGCCCGCACATCCCTCGCGCGGACCCCCGACCTGCTTCCGGCGCTGCGCAAGGCGGGCGTGGTGGATGCGGGCGCCAAGGGCTTCGTGAGCCTCCTCGAGGGGGTCGTGCTGTTCGTGCACGGGGATCCGCTCGTCGAGGCGGCGGAGTCCTTCGACTCCGCCCCGGACGCGGCTGCGGTCGCTGCGGTCGACTACCCCGCCGAGAGCGAGACCTACCGCTTCTGCACGGAAGCGCTGGTGCGCGGGACGGACCTGCCCGATCGCGACCAGGTGCGGGTGCGGCTGCAGGGGCTGGGGGACTCGCTCATCGTCATCCGGGCCGAGGGTCTGCTCAAGCTGCACATCCACACGGACGACCCCGAGGCGGTCTTCCGGTACCTGCGCTCGGTGGGCACGCTGACCGCGCACAAGGCGGAGGACATGCGGGCGCAGCACGAGGTGGTCGAGCGCGCCGCGGCGTCGGGACACCTCACGCTGGCGCGGCGACCGGTCTCGGTGGTGATGGACTCGTCCGGGGACGTCCCCGACGACGTGCGCCGTCAGCACGGCATCCACGTGGTGCCGCTCATGCTGATGGAGGGCGAGCGCGCGTTGCGCGACCGGGTGGACATCACCGCGGAGGAGTTCCACCGCCGCATGCAGGACGGCGGTCCCCTGCCCACCACGTCGCAGCCGCCCCCCGGTGCCTTCGTCGAGGCCTATCGTGCGGCCGCCCAGGACGGGGAGACCGTGCTGTCCGTGGTGCTCGGCTCCGCGCTCTCGGGGACCCACACCTCCGCCCGGACGGCGGCCACGGCGGTGCCGGACGCGGACGTGCGGGTCTTCGACTCGCGGGCGGCCTCGGCGCTCCTCGGTCTGCTGGCGCTGAAGGCTGCCGAGCTGGGCGAAGCCGGTGTCGCGCCGGACGAGATCCTCGAGACGCTGGAGCGCATCCGCGACCGGTCGGGCATCGTCTTCACGGTCGACACCTTCGACCGCCTGCTGGCCTCGGGTCGGGTGGGGAAGGGGCGGGCCTTGCTGGGCTCCCTGCTCAACGTCAAGCCCATCCTGGGCCTCTCGCGGGACGGCAAGGTGGTCCCGGTCGGCAAGGTGATGGGCCGTGAGCGCCTGCTCCCCGCGGTGCTGGACCTGCTGGCGCGGGAGATCCCCGAGGATCATCCGGTCCGGTTCGGGCTGGTGCACGTCGCCTGTCCCGAAGTGATCGAAGGGGTGGCGAGCGCCCTGCGCGCGCGCTTCGGGGAGGTGGATGTCTGGACCCTGCCGGCCACGCCGGTCATCGCCACGCACACCGGTCCGGGCGCGTGGGCCGTGGCCTACCTGGTGGAGGACCCGCTGTAG
- the rho gene encoding transcription termination factor Rho produces the protein MDIAELKSKSIPELHEMAEELSIQNYSGMRKQDLIFRIEQNLLDSEVVLRGEGVLEILPEGYGFLRSQDWNYLYGPDDIYVSPSQIKRFDLRTGDTILGQVRPPKDGERYLALLKVETVNGDEPEKAKHRIAFDNLRPRYPEHRLRLEQVEDNPLAMRVVDLIAPIGKGQRGLIVSPPKAGKTTLLQKMANSIATNYPEVYLIVLLIDERPEEVTDMEENVRAEVISSTFDEPADRHTQVAEMVLEKAKRLVEHGRDVVILLDSITRLARAYNVTVPHSGKILSGGVDANALHKPKRFFGAARNIDEGGSLTIIATALIETGSRMDEVIFEEFKGTGNMELILDRHIADKRVFPAIDINRSGTRKEELLLSEAELNRVYLLRNFLADMPSTESIHFLLERMRRTASNKEFLDSMAAGG, from the coding sequence GTGGACATCGCCGAACTCAAGAGCAAGAGCATCCCCGAGCTCCATGAGATGGCCGAAGAGCTCAGCATCCAGAACTACTCCGGGATGCGCAAGCAGGATCTGATCTTCCGCATCGAGCAGAACCTCCTCGACAGCGAGGTCGTGCTACGCGGGGAAGGTGTGCTCGAGATCCTGCCGGAAGGCTACGGGTTCCTGCGCTCGCAGGACTGGAACTACCTCTACGGTCCCGACGACATCTACGTCAGCCCATCGCAGATCAAGCGCTTCGATCTGCGCACCGGCGATACGATCCTGGGTCAGGTGCGTCCCCCCAAGGATGGAGAGCGCTATCTCGCGCTGCTCAAGGTGGAGACCGTCAACGGGGACGAGCCCGAGAAGGCCAAGCACCGGATCGCGTTCGACAATCTACGGCCACGCTATCCCGAGCACCGTCTCCGTCTGGAGCAGGTCGAGGACAACCCGCTCGCGATGCGCGTCGTGGACCTGATCGCGCCGATCGGCAAAGGACAGCGCGGCCTCATCGTCTCCCCGCCCAAGGCGGGAAAGACGACCCTGCTGCAGAAGATGGCCAACTCCATCGCCACCAACTATCCGGAGGTCTACCTGATCGTGCTGCTCATCGACGAGCGGCCCGAAGAGGTGACCGACATGGAGGAGAACGTCCGGGCCGAGGTGATCTCCTCCACGTTCGACGAGCCCGCCGACCGCCACACGCAGGTGGCCGAGATGGTGCTGGAGAAGGCCAAGCGGCTGGTGGAACACGGACGCGACGTGGTCATCCTTCTGGACTCGATCACCCGCCTGGCGCGCGCCTACAACGTGACCGTCCCGCACTCGGGCAAGATCCTGTCGGGCGGCGTGGACGCCAACGCGCTGCACAAGCCCAAACGCTTCTTCGGCGCGGCCCGCAACATCGACGAGGGTGGATCGCTCACGATCATCGCCACGGCGCTCATCGAGACCGGCAGCCGCATGGACGAAGTGATCTTCGAGGAGTTCAAGGGCACCGGCAACATGGAGCTCATCCTCGACCGCCACATCGCCGACAAGCGCGTCTTCCCCGCCATCGACATCAACCGTTCGGGTACCCGCAAGGAGGAGCTGCTGCTCTCCGAGGCGGAGCTGAACCGCGTATACCTGCTGCGCAACTTCCTGGCGGACATGCCGTCCACGGAGTCCATCCACTTCCTGCTCGAGCGCATGCGCCGCACGGCCAGCAACAAGGAGTTCCTCGACTCCATGGCCGCCGGCGGCTGA
- a CDS encoding NAD(P)/FAD-dependent oxidoreductase, with translation MASDDIRDLIIIGGGPTGLFGAFYAGLRGLRTAIIDSLPELGGQLTALYPEKYVFDVGGIPRILAKDLARDLVAQGLQFGAETILDEELGGLQREDDHWRLVGRTGEYRARALLIAGGKGAFEPRHLEVPGYHELMGRGVYYAVKDPESYRGKRVVIVGGGDSALDWTLALKDVASQVVLLHRRDGFRAHEQSVEALQAAVVAGTVDLRTFHEVRCVEGRELVEAVTVFDNRTDLDDRLAADALLCFLGFKPDLGPIKEWGLDIRKNRILVTSLMETNLQGVYAAGDIVDYDGKLDLIATGFAEAAIAVNNAARFLDPSARVNPGHSTNLKIFENK, from the coding sequence ATGGCTTCCGACGACATCCGCGACCTGATCATCATCGGGGGCGGCCCCACCGGCCTCTTCGGTGCCTTCTACGCGGGGCTGCGCGGCCTCCGTACCGCCATCATCGACTCCCTTCCCGAGCTCGGGGGTCAGCTCACGGCCCTCTATCCCGAGAAGTACGTGTTCGACGTGGGCGGGATCCCGCGGATCCTGGCCAAGGACCTGGCCCGCGACCTGGTGGCCCAGGGGCTCCAGTTCGGTGCCGAGACGATCCTGGACGAGGAGCTGGGCGGGCTCCAGCGGGAGGACGATCACTGGCGCCTCGTGGGCCGCACCGGCGAGTACCGGGCCCGGGCCCTGCTGATCGCGGGCGGGAAGGGGGCCTTCGAGCCCCGGCACCTGGAGGTGCCGGGCTACCACGAGCTGATGGGCCGGGGCGTGTACTATGCGGTCAAGGACCCCGAATCCTATCGCGGCAAGCGCGTGGTGATCGTGGGCGGGGGCGATTCGGCCCTGGACTGGACGCTGGCCTTGAAGGATGTCGCCAGCCAGGTGGTGCTGCTCCACCGCCGGGACGGATTCCGGGCGCACGAGCAGTCGGTCGAGGCGCTGCAGGCCGCCGTGGTGGCCGGAACCGTCGACCTGCGCACCTTCCACGAGGTGCGCTGCGTGGAGGGTCGGGAACTCGTGGAGGCGGTCACCGTGTTCGACAACCGGACGGACCTCGACGACCGCCTGGCCGCCGATGCCTTGCTGTGCTTCCTGGGCTTCAAGCCGGACCTGGGGCCCATCAAGGAGTGGGGCCTCGACATCCGCAAGAACCGCATCCTCGTCACGTCGCTGATGGAGACCAACCTGCAGGGCGTCTACGCCGCGGGAGACATCGTCGACTACGACGGGAAGCTCGACCTCATCGCCACCGGGTTCGCCGAGGCGGCCATCGCCGTGAACAACGCGGCCCGCTTCCTCGACCCGTCGGCCCGGGTCAACCCCGGCCACTCCACGAACCTCAAGATCTTCGAGAACAAGTGA
- a CDS encoding ABC transporter permease — translation MPTLLKVLFGAIGRAIFDLAAGIGRWGQLVFATARSVPRLREWFRHLPAQMARIGVESVPIAAFIALFTGVVLALQASYTFTGAIPLYFVGTLVGKTMILELGPVLTGLALSGRVGANIAAELGTMRVTEQIDALETLGYDPIDYLVTPRVVAGVAMFPAVMVLATTVGVIAGWLTALGLLDMSTPEFLKGLRLFFEPFDVQFAIIKGLSFGAILTSIGCFFGFTTQGGAEGVGRSTTRAVVVSSMAILVLDAFWAAALL, via the coding sequence ATGCCTACACTCCTGAAGGTGCTGTTCGGCGCCATCGGGCGCGCGATCTTCGATCTCGCCGCGGGGATCGGTCGGTGGGGACAGCTGGTGTTCGCCACGGCCCGGAGCGTTCCGCGGCTGCGCGAGTGGTTCCGGCATCTGCCCGCCCAGATGGCGCGCATCGGGGTCGAGTCCGTCCCCATCGCCGCGTTCATCGCGCTCTTCACCGGCGTCGTGCTCGCGTTGCAGGCCTCCTACACCTTCACCGGCGCCATCCCCCTGTACTTCGTGGGCACGCTGGTGGGCAAGACCATGATCCTGGAGTTGGGGCCTGTGCTCACCGGGCTGGCGCTCTCCGGACGCGTCGGCGCCAACATCGCGGCCGAGCTCGGCACCATGCGCGTCACCGAGCAGATCGACGCGCTGGAAACGCTCGGGTACGATCCGATCGACTATCTCGTCACGCCGCGCGTGGTGGCGGGGGTGGCCATGTTCCCCGCCGTCATGGTGCTGGCCACCACGGTCGGCGTCATCGCCGGGTGGCTCACCGCGCTCGGCCTGCTCGACATGAGCACCCCGGAGTTCCTGAAGGGGCTCCGCCTGTTCTTCGAGCCTTTCGACGTGCAGTTCGCCATCATCAAAGGACTGAGCTTCGGCGCCATCCTGACGTCCATCGGCTGCTTCTTCGGCTTCACCACACAGGGAGGGGCCGAAGGGGTCGGGCGCTCCACGACGCGGGCGGTGGTGGTGAGCAGCATGGCCATCCTGGTCCTCGACGCGTTCTGGGCCGCGGCGCTGCTGTGA
- a CDS encoding metallophosphoesterase family protein yields MPRHSRVALFGGIYSNHVALARAIDDARDRGADAVYALGDLGAFGPHPDKVFPLLEREGIPVVRGNYDDSIARGLDDCQCGYTDPRDNHFARLSYEYTLAHTASAHRARMATFPEALRFRVGDLRVLACHGSPRRMNEFLWESATPTHFLERLTRHYDTDVIVGTHTGLHWQRQVGPHAWYVNAGALGRPANDGRTEVWYALIEADGKGALQTRFVPLAYDHEALADEMRDERLPEEFIATIRTGWWTTCLEVLPGKERARGRY; encoded by the coding sequence GTGCCCCGTCACAGCCGCGTGGCGCTGTTCGGCGGGATCTACTCCAACCACGTAGCCCTGGCGCGAGCGATCGACGATGCCCGCGACCGCGGTGCCGATGCGGTGTACGCGCTGGGCGACCTGGGCGCCTTCGGCCCCCACCCCGACAAGGTGTTCCCCCTCCTGGAGCGCGAGGGCATCCCGGTCGTGCGTGGCAACTACGACGACTCGATCGCACGTGGGCTGGACGACTGCCAGTGCGGATACACCGATCCGCGGGACAACCACTTCGCCCGTCTCTCCTACGAGTATACGCTCGCGCACACGGCGTCCGCGCACCGCGCCCGCATGGCCACCTTCCCGGAGGCGCTCCGCTTCCGCGTGGGCGATCTCCGCGTCCTGGCCTGCCACGGCAGTCCCCGGCGCATGAACGAGTTCCTCTGGGAATCGGCGACGCCCACCCATTTCCTGGAGCGGCTCACCCGCCACTACGACACGGACGTGATCGTCGGCACCCACACCGGCCTGCACTGGCAGCGGCAGGTGGGGCCGCACGCCTGGTACGTCAATGCCGGCGCGCTGGGCCGTCCCGCCAACGACGGGCGCACGGAGGTGTGGTATGCCCTCATCGAAGCGGACGGGAAGGGTGCCCTGCAGACCCGGTTCGTCCCGCTGGCCTACGACCACGAAGCCCTGGCGGACGAGATGCGCGACGAGCGGTTGCCGGAGGAGTTCATCGCCACCATCCGCACGGGGTGGTGGACCACCTGTCTGGAGGTGCTCCCCGGGAAGGAGCGGGCGCGCGGGCGGTACTGA